In Myxococcales bacterium, the DNA window CGCTAGATGCGATTGAGCCGCTTCATCTGCCGCCGCACTGTCGAGGACCACGTCCCGGAAGCGGTCGTGCATGGCGTACGCCGCACGACCATGGCGATCGTAGCGCTCTTCGATCACCCCGGCGCGCACCAGGCGGCGAAGGGCCGCGCCGGCCGTGCTTGCTTCGAGCTGGGCCACGGTCGCGGCGGTCGCCGCCAGAGACTCCCCGCCCAAGACGGCAACCGCCAGTCCGAGCGCGCGGCACTCCGCGTCCAAGCGCTTGACCCTCAGAGCCAGAACCTCACCCAAGGGCAGCGCCGGGATCGCACACACGACCTCCCAGACTCCTTCCTGGCGAACGATGGCGCGAGAATCGAGGGCGAGTCTCAGCGACTCTTGCACGTGCTGTGCGGTGTGTGGCGCACGCGACAGGCTCCTGCCCAGCTCGCTACCGGCGAGCAGATCGCTGCGGCCGAACATCGACTCGACGAGTCGGGCGCTGGCGCTTGGCTCCAATGCGTCGCACTGGAGCACTTCCGCGCCCGGCAGCGTAGCCAGCACTTCGACCGACCGACCGGGTCGGGCGGCGAGCACGAATGAACACCGCGCGCGATGACGACGCGCGACCCCAATCAACTGCGTGATGAGCCCCAGCGCTTCGGCGTCGACCCAGTGCAGGTCTTCGACCACGAGCAGCCCGGGCGAACGTTGGAAGCGCTGGGCAATGGCCCGCCCCAGGGCCTCGATACGCGCCTGCCGCGCTCGCTCGGGGTCGACCGCGACCGTGATGCGTTCGCCACGCCGCCTCAGCTCCGGCAGCGCACGCGAGAGCTCTCGGCGGTCGTCATCATCGAGGCGCGACGCAACGTCGTCGTTGATCACAGCCCGCGCGATCGCGGGTAACACGCCCCGGGCCAACCAGCCTCGCCGTACCTCGACCTGGACCAGCGTCCGCCAAGCAATCTGCACACGCTGACGGACCTCGCGCACGAGCCGCGACTTGCCACTGCCCCCATCGCCGGCGAGCACGACGACGGCTCCTGTTGGTTCGACGCTGAAACCGAGCTCGAGCAACTGCGCCAGCAGCGCCTCGTGGCCAACGAAGCCGCCCGAGAGCACATAACTGGCGAGGGACTCCGCGCCCTCCTCCTCGAGTGGCACCCCGTTGGAGACGTGCAGCGCGCGCAGGACCTCCGACGCGCTGGCGTGGCGGGCGCCCGGCTCCTTGGCGAGCAGGCGAGCGACCACCCGAGCCACGCTTGGGTTCGCGCTCTCGGGTGCGGGAAACTCCGGGAGCTTGCCCATGTGGGCGCTGAGGATTTCCGAGTGCGTACCCTCGAACGGGACCTTTCCGGTCAGCTGGCGGTAGAGCGTCACTCCGAGGGAATAGAGGTCCGAACGCGCGTCCAGAGGGCCACCGGTGATCGCCTCCGGCGGCATGTAAGCGAAGGTTCCGACCAGGAGTCGGTCATCGCCGGTGCCGAGGGCTCGAGAGATCCCGAAGTCGAGCAGCGTCAGGTGGCGCGAGGCGAGGTCGACGAGGATGTTGGAGGATTTGATGTCCCGATGAAGGATGCCCTTGTCGTGGAGGTACTCCAGCGCGCGGCAGAGCTGCGCCCAGATGGGAACCTGCGCTGGATCGTCCGGGCGCAGGCCAGTCTGGTTGAGCGGCACACCCGGCGCGAGGCGTTGGGTGAAATAGGCGGTGTCCTCTCGAACGTGGCCGAAGTCGTGGACCTGCGCCAGGTTCGGATGGATCAGAGACGCGAGCAGCGCGAACTCACTCTTCAAGATCTCGACGGCGCGCGAACCCGTGTCGTGGATGCGCGCGAGCTTGAGCGCCAACAGGCGGTCATCTTCGAGCTCATCCTTCACCCGGTAGACCTGACCAAACCCGCCCTGCCCGAGCAGTGACTCGACTCGATAGCGTCCAACGACCCGATCTCCGTCTGCAAACAGACGCTCATCCGGACGCATCGACGACCGCGGGCCCGACTCGATCAGGGTCGGTCCCTCGGTCACGACGGTGAGGTCGCTGGGACGTGCTCGCATGCCTGGAGAGCATTGTAGCTGCCGAGACCGCTTGCCGGGGACCTTCCCGGCTCGACGGACCAACGGTCGGCGCTCGCGACTGGCGTCCGCGCTCATACCTGCTTTGATGCGCAAATGCGCCTCGGCCTGGGTCCCGTGCTCTGGATCGTGCTCTCCTGCTCCACGCAACCAAGCCCCGCGCCGCGCACCGTCGATCTACCGGCTGAGCCAGGAGAGACCTCCGACACACCACCGCTCCCGAGTCGGGGTGGCACAGACGCCGATCCACCCTGGCAGAGCGCTCCACCAGCCTCATCCGAGAACGCCGCCAGGGCTGAGGCGCTGTTCGTCCAGGCCCGCACACTCATGAGCCAGTCGCGCCACTCCGAGGCCTGCCCGCTCTATTTCGAAAGCATGAACCTCGACCCCGCGCTCGGCACGCTGCTCAACCTGGCCAACTGCAGCGAGGTCTCGGGAGACAAAGCCCGAGCCTGTCGTCTATTTTCCATGGCGGCGACCTGGGCGAACGAAAAACACCAAGCGGAGCGCGCCCGATTTGCCGAGTCTCGCGCCAAATCCCTCGGCTGTCCGTGATGGCCGTGGCGCACGCGTCGTGCGAAGCTCGCCCAGCGTGAGCCTGATCGAGATCAGTCGAACCCTGTGTCGACGCGTCGAACGCATGACGTTCGCTCCACCGGTAACCCACGTCTACAACCCGCTCAGCTACGCGCGAGCAAGCCACGAGCTCTACCTGGAACGATATGGCAAGGGCCCGAAACGGGTGCTGCTACTCGGCATGAACCCCGGTCCTTTTGGCATGGCGCAGACCGGCGTGCCCTTCGGCGAGGTGTCGCTGGTCCGAGACTGGCTCGGCATCGAGGCCGTCGTGAAAAAGCCGCGACTCGAGCACGAAAAACGCCCTGTGAACGGCTTTGCTTGCACCCGCTCCGAGGTCAGCGGAGCGCGACTCTGGGGATTCTTCCGCGAGCGATTCGGCAAACCGGAGCGGTTCTTCCGTGAGCTCTTCGTCGTCAACTACTGCCCCCTCGCCTTCATGGAAGTAAGCGGCAAGAACCGCACGCCCGACAAGCTCAGCGCGGACGAGCGGGACTCGCTCTACGCCGCTTGCAACGCCGCGCTCAGTGCTACGGTCGAGTTGCTCGAGCCCGAGCTGGTGGTGGGCGTGGGTTTGTTTGCGGAGAAGCGCGCTCGAGATGCGCTCGGCAAGTTCGAGCTGCGCTTCGGCAGCATCTTGCACCCGAGCCCGGCGAGCCCAAAGGCCAATCGCGGCTGGGGTCAGGCAGTGGCAGCCGAGCTCGAAGCGCTCGGAGTCCACGTTCCCGATGCCTGAGCAAGAGCACGCGCGAACGTCGTGGCTCCCAATCGCGGCGCTGCTCACGCTGCTCGCGTGTTTTGTGCTCGCCTCATTCCGCACGTCACCGCCCGAGGTCGAGCCCGCCAGCGCGCCACCCGGGCGGTTCAGCGCAGAGCGCGCCTTTTCGACCCTCACTCGGGTACTCGGGAGCGGCGCTCCGCACCCAACCGGCAGCGCCGAGAACGTGGCGGTGCGCCGGCGTATCGTCGCACGCCTGTCCGAGCTCGGCTGGCAGTCGGCCGAGCTGAGTCAGCCGAGCTGCGGTCGCTACGGCGCGTGCGCCAGGGTCGTGAACGTCGTCGCGACACGACCCGGGCCGCCCGGGGAGAGCCTGCTCCTCTCTGCCCACTACGACTCGGTTCCAGCGGGAGCCGGCGCCGCGGATGACGGTATGGGTGTGGCCACGCTGCTCGAGGTGGCGCGCGCCCTCGGGCACCGAAAGACCGAGCTCCCGGTCGTGCTGCTCTTCACCGACGGAGAGGAAGCGGGCCTGCTTGGTGCCGAAGCATTCGTGAAGCACGAGCTGAAACGCTACGCGGTCGCCGCCATCGTGAACGTCGAAGCGCGGGGCACGAGCGGACCGAGCCTCTTGTTCGAGACCAGCGGGCCCAACGCCCACATGATCGAGGCGTACGCCCGCGCGGCAATTCGGCCCGTCACGAGCTCGTTGTTTGCGGCCGTGTACGAGCGACTGCCGAATGACACGGATCTCTCGGTGTTCAAGCGCGCGGGGGTGCCGGGGCTGAACCTGGCGAACATTGGCGGGGTCGCCCTCTACCACACGCCCAAGGACGACCTCGATCACCTGTCGCTCCGCACACTACAGCACCACGGAGACATCACGCTGGGGCTCACCGGTGAGCTTGCCCGAGCGGGCGGCGAGACGGGAAGCTCGATCTTCTTCGACGTGCTCGGCCTCCATGTCGTGCGCTTCGGGCGAGCGCATGCGGCACTGGTCGTTGGCATCTCGAGCCTCGCTTGGCTGTTGGCGGCGGCGCTCACGTTGAAGCGTGGAGCGCGGCTCTCGGAGAGCCTGCGCAGCCTGCTCTTCTGCGCGCTCTTGCTCTCTGGCGCAACACTCGCGGCGTTCACCCTCGGAGCCCTGACGCTGCGCGACATCGGCGGTGCGGGAGGTTGGTTGGCGCATCCCGAGCCCTTTTTCCTCGCGCTCACGTTCACGCTGCTGGCGCTCGCGCTGGTCGCCGTGGGCCTCGCAAACACCTCCGCGCAAGCCCTCTGGGTCGGCGTCTGGACGCTGTTCGGCCTGCTCGGCTCGGTCGTGCTCTTTGTGCTTCCGGAAGCGTGTTTTCTGTTCGTCGTGCCTGTGCTTGGCGCCGCGCTCGTCGGACTCGCCACCCGCGGCCGGCTCGGTGCCCTGCATGTGTTGCTTCCCGCGGCTTCGGGCGCACTTCTGTGGCTACCGGTACTGCTGCTCGCGCACGACGCTCTCGGACTCGCAGCCCCCGCTCTCTTCGGCGCGGGCACCCTCGTGGGGCTCTTCGGTTTTGTGCCGGCCCTTGCACACCTCGGGCCTCGGAGCCGGCGTTTCGTGCTGGGGCTGTCGATCTCTGCTGCACTCGCGTGCACGACGGTGGCGCTGCTGGTGCCGCGCTATTCGGAGTCGACACCCCAACGATTGAGCCTCGCTTATCACCTGGACGCTGATCACGGCCGGGCACGCTGGCTCGTGGACGCATCGTCGGGCCGGATACCGCCGGAGCTCATGCGAGCCGGGCAGTTCGCCGACACCATCGTCGACGCGGCGCCAACGTTCGTCGGGTTCCACCCCGAAGCCCTCGCGGGCGCTGCTCCTGCCATCACGCTGGCGCCGCCTCGATGGCACCTCGTCGGAGCCGAGCCGGCTCGGGCCGGGAAAAAGCGCATCCGTGTCGTGCCCGGACGCGGCGCCGGAACTCTGCGGCTGAGTTTTCCAGCGGACTCTGGCGTGAGCGAGGTGAAGTGGGAAGGCAAGCCGGCACCGCTGAGGCAATACACGGCGTTCCGTTCACTGACGCTGCTCGGCGTCGGCTCGGAGGGCACCGAGCTCGAGCTCATCGGCACGGGCAGCTTGGCGTTCTCTCTGTCCGAACACTCCCCGGGCCTGCCGGAGAGCGGGCAGGCTCTGCGAAGCGCGCGGCCTGCGTGGGCAGAGTCCTCACAGGCCGGGGACGAGACCGTGGTCAGCCGAAGCGTTCAGCCCTGAGTCACTCTTCGGGATCCGTCTCAGCGAAGGTCGGCGCGACGATCAGCTCGAGCGTTTTGCCCTTGCCCGAGCTGACGATCTTGCCGCTGAGCTTGAACTCGCTGAGCTTGCCATCACCGTCCAGATCACCCTGGGCCGTGGCGTCGAAGGTGACGTTGGCATTGCCCGAGCTGTTGAAGTTCGCGGTGGAGGTCTTGTAGCGATAGAGGAAGTTCTGCGGGTCACTGATGGCAAAGTGCAGGCAAGCAAAACCCTTCCCATCCGTGCCGGAGTCGTAGCTCCACTCGGCCGGGCTGGACTGATACTTCCGCCCCTTGATCGACTTTGCGTTCTGCGGAACGGTTCGAGTGGCGGTGACACACAGGCGGCTTTGACCCACGACGCCCTTCTTGATCTTCAATACGTCTCCCGCCATGTAACCCCGCTGGTAGGCCGCGCTCGCGTCCTTGGCCATCTGCCCAACGTTGGCGCGGGCCTCGGCGGCCTTCGATGCGCGCATGTAGATGAACACCCCCGTGCTCGCCAAGCTCGCGAGCACTCCGACGATCGCAACCGTGATCATGAGCTCGACCAGAGTGAACCCTCTCGCCGAACTTCCATTTCCCTCGAGACTCATCGCGCCTCCTTTTGTGTGCTGAAAAACCCGTTCGAACACTCGAAACCTTCCGGCGGGGTGGTGGTCTCGTCGCAGCGCACCGTCGCGAGCCCCAGTGTTTCGGCGACATTCGCCCCGGACCAGTCGCTGCCGATTGCGGTGGCTCCCTGTACGTTCGCACCGGCCAGGTTTGCGCCGGCGAGATCGGCACGATCGAGCCGCGCTTCGTTCAGGTTGGCCCCCTGCAGCTCGGCGAAGCTCAGGGGCAGGTCGGTGAGGTTGGCACCCTTGAAGTCAGCGCGCGCAAAATCGCGTTCTCCGAGCGCCACCAGCTTACGAACCGCAGCCCCGCGATCGTCTGCGCCGGCCGTCGAGAGCGCGTGGTGGGCGTACCAGCGCCCGACGGTCTGAAGCGGCTTGGTGAGGATCCCCAGGGGTACGAGCAGTGCGAGGGCAGCCAGGGCGGCCGCGAAACCGAACTTCCGACGCTGCGTCGGCTCGGCCAGCTCGCGTGACACGAGCGTCGG includes these proteins:
- a CDS encoding M20/M25/M40 family metallo-hydrolase; this translates as MPEQEHARTSWLPIAALLTLLACFVLASFRTSPPEVEPASAPPGRFSAERAFSTLTRVLGSGAPHPTGSAENVAVRRRIVARLSELGWQSAELSQPSCGRYGACARVVNVVATRPGPPGESLLLSAHYDSVPAGAGAADDGMGVATLLEVARALGHRKTELPVVLLFTDGEEAGLLGAEAFVKHELKRYAVAAIVNVEARGTSGPSLLFETSGPNAHMIEAYARAAIRPVTSSLFAAVYERLPNDTDLSVFKRAGVPGLNLANIGGVALYHTPKDDLDHLSLRTLQHHGDITLGLTGELARAGGETGSSIFFDVLGLHVVRFGRAHAALVVGISSLAWLLAAALTLKRGARLSESLRSLLFCALLLSGATLAAFTLGALTLRDIGGAGGWLAHPEPFFLALTFTLLALALVAVGLANTSAQALWVGVWTLFGLLGSVVLFVLPEACFLFVVPVLGAALVGLATRGRLGALHVLLPAASGALLWLPVLLLAHDALGLAAPALFGAGTLVGLFGFVPALAHLGPRSRRFVLGLSISAALACTTVALLVPRYSESTPQRLSLAYHLDADHGRARWLVDASSGRIPPELMRAGQFADTIVDAAPTFVGFHPEALAGAAPAITLAPPRWHLVGAEPARAGKKRIRVVPGRGAGTLRLSFPADSGVSEVKWEGKPAPLRQYTAFRSLTLLGVGSEGTELELIGTGSLAFSLSEHSPGLPESGQALRSARPAWAESSQAGDETVVSRSVQP
- a CDS encoding protein kinase, yielding MRARPSDLTVVTEGPTLIESGPRSSMRPDERLFADGDRVVGRYRVESLLGQGGFGQVYRVKDELEDDRLLALKLARIHDTGSRAVEILKSEFALLASLIHPNLAQVHDFGHVREDTAYFTQRLAPGVPLNQTGLRPDDPAQVPIWAQLCRALEYLHDKGILHRDIKSSNILVDLASRHLTLLDFGISRALGTGDDRLLVGTFAYMPPEAITGGPLDARSDLYSLGVTLYRQLTGKVPFEGTHSEILSAHMGKLPEFPAPESANPSVARVVARLLAKEPGARHASASEVLRALHVSNGVPLEEEGAESLASYVLSGGFVGHEALLAQLLELGFSVEPTGAVVVLAGDGGSGKSRLVREVRQRVQIAWRTLVQVEVRRGWLARGVLPAIARAVINDDVASRLDDDDRRELSRALPELRRRGERITVAVDPERARQARIEALGRAIAQRFQRSPGLLVVEDLHWVDAEALGLITQLIGVARRHRARCSFVLAARPGRSVEVLATLPGAEVLQCDALEPSASARLVESMFGRSDLLAGSELGRSLSRAPHTAQHVQESLRLALDSRAIVRQEGVWEVVCAIPALPLGEVLALRVKRLDAECRALGLAVAVLGGESLAATAATVAQLEASTAGAALRRLVRAGVIEERYDRHGRAAYAMHDRFRDVVLDSAAADEAAQSHLAAARVLREISDGDHRVLLEAAEHFAKAGRLTMAVRVAAEAAKIAEKRGRPDQAASLVLQEIEWHAALGGVPASVWLRRFDLCVLAGLRDGAEDALRILLAAQPSHTPAECVATLVRKARLTFDRGDSAAARLEAEGVLPEAEALGDAGLLSELFWVLARTDEVYGQLDRAVLTFEAAAGHAEKAADARLEARAWLGASLSAIFLGRAGQAGSYAERALRAARAAQDPVAMSESLRCLGNSARETGDIPRALKVYRRAVRSARAGGSPESEAKALNNLGTVCHWAGHIPEAVSAMRRALALKERLGLHASALLTRTNLGGVFLSLGCLEDAQRELSAVIESLATQEPMVLALAHSNLGDLCVVRGDLDTAVELYRTAHRMNRERANAMANSHAIPGMIRALILRDGPGDLEQVRERMAELEALHELSDLAETRTRYLTSSAMWLDKAGDAELALSKVRRALEVRDERRQRFSDPFGTVLEAEWMEAVLLGRLGRHEASKRAARRARKELLKTSKQVGDEAAIAMFFDAHPLHRAILAGKVDTPRGSTWFSESR
- a CDS encoding pentapeptide repeat-containing protein, which translates into the protein MADVERYGQFEDVGMIVPNAVEDNFSGLSSPPVSAKRAPPTSARQPPSLAPPPTLVSRELAEPTQRRKFGFAAALAALALLVPLGILTKPLQTVGRWYAHHALSTAGADDRGAAVRKLVALGERDFARADFKGANLTDLPLSFAELQGANLNEARLDRADLAGANLAGANVQGATAIGSDWSGANVAETLGLATVRCDETTTPPEGFECSNGFFSTQKEAR
- a CDS encoding prepilin-type N-terminal cleavage/methylation domain-containing protein, which produces MSLEGNGSSARGFTLVELMITVAIVGVLASLASTGVFIYMRASKAAEARANVGQMAKDASAAYQRGYMAGDVLKIKKGVVGQSRLCVTATRTVPQNAKSIKGRKYQSSPAEWSYDSGTDGKGFACLHFAISDPQNFLYRYKTSTANFNSSGNANVTFDATAQGDLDGDGKLSEFKLSGKIVSSGKGKTLELIVAPTFAETDPEE
- a CDS encoding single-stranded DNA-binding protein, whose translation is MSLIEISRTLCRRVERMTFAPPVTHVYNPLSYARASHELYLERYGKGPKRVLLLGMNPGPFGMAQTGVPFGEVSLVRDWLGIEAVVKKPRLEHEKRPVNGFACTRSEVSGARLWGFFRERFGKPERFFRELFVVNYCPLAFMEVSGKNRTPDKLSADERDSLYAACNAALSATVELLEPELVVGVGLFAEKRARDALGKFELRFGSILHPSPASPKANRGWGQAVAAELEALGVHVPDA